In Zonotrichia leucophrys gambelii isolate GWCS_2022_RI chromosome 14, RI_Zleu_2.0, whole genome shotgun sequence, a single window of DNA contains:
- the LOC135454089 gene encoding galanin receptor type 1-like produces MDLSPPEPGPPPDPLQLWQEENQTQGGLWNGSQELGWEELEKMLFLFAKEPVTISLTVMYLLSFVVGFVGNIMSIRVLTRKRRSRVSSLSATRSLLINLAVCDLMVVCICMPITVGNLIYKAWVYGDFLCRAVPFIQAVSVSASVLSLTVISVNRYYSVHNPLNARSFFTQRRILSTILVVWLLSSGICMPLIFMNKRDEIGVVEGLPLVFSICREIWPQERLKQAYNFLLFCALYCLPVLFNMVICFLTVRRLWSRSSQLKESSALNRSLPASRLKIRRKVAQMVVALVLLFAISWLPVYLMDIWIDFNIPKSLQDVTPSPWILQLRPFAQWLGLTNSSLNPICYCFVGNLYRSAKEMKSKYHQRMVSLFNFSLSEGTTPSSVPELLSYRSSVEPARKGPSSTPSTDRRCQGSHGHKNKCGHLNSCQHPPLNTVSSESTSL; encoded by the coding sequence ATGGATTTGTCCCCCCCAGAACCCGGGCCCCCCCCTgaccctctgcagctctggcaggaggaGAACCAGACCCAAGGCGGGCTCTGGAAcggcagccaggagctggggtgggAAGAGCTGGAGAAGATGCTCTTCCTCTTTGCAAAGGAGCCCGTCACCATCAGCCTCACAGTGATGTACTTGCTGTCCTTTGTGGTGGGCTTCGTGGGCAACATCATGTCCATCAGGGTGCTGACCCGCAAGCGCCGCAGCCGCGTGTCCAGCCTGAGCGCCACCCGCAGCCTCCTCATCAACCTGGCCGTGTGTGACCTCATGGTGGTGTGCATCTGCATGCCCATCACCGTGGGCAACCTCATCTACAAAGCCTGGGTGTACGGGGACTTCCTGTGCCGGGCAGTGCCCTTCATCCAGGCTGTTTCTGTGTCCGCCAGCGTCCTCAGCCTGACGGTCATCAGCGTGAACCGGTACTACAGCGTGCACAACCCACTCAACGCCCGCTCCTTCTTCACCCAGAGGAGGATCCTCAGCACCATCCTGGTGGTGTGGTTGCTGTCCTCAGGGATATGCATGCCCCTCATCTTCATGAACAAGCGGGATGAGATCGGGGTGGTGGAGGGCTTGCCCCTGGTGTTTTCCATCTGCAGGGAGATCTGGCCTCAGGAGAGGCTCAAGCAAGCCTACAACTTTCTGCTCTTCTGCGCCCTGTACTGCCTGCCCGTGCTGTTCAACATGGTGATCTGCTTCCTCACGGTGCGGCGGCTGTGGAGCCGCAGCAGCCAGCTGAAGGAGAGCTCTGCCCTGAACCGCTCCCTGCCCGCCTCCAGGCTGAAGATCCGCAGGAAGGTGGCACAGATGGTGgtggccctggtgctgctcttcGCCATCTCTTGGCTGCCCGTCTACCTGATGGACATCTGGATCGATTTCAACATCCCCAAGTCCTTGCAGGATGTGACTCCTTCTCCTTGGATCCTGCAGCTCAGGCCTTTTGCCCAGTGGCTCGGCCTCACCAATTCCAGCCTCAACCCGATATGCTATTGCTTTGTTGGGAACCTCTACAGATCAGCCAAGGAAATGAAGAGCAAATACCACCAAAGGATGGTCTCTCTCTTTAACTTCTCTCTGTCTGAAGGGACAACTCCTTCCTcagtcccagagctgctctcttaCCGGAGTTCAGTGGAGCCTGCAAGGAAAGGACCCTCCAGCACCCCCTCCACGGACAGGAGATGTCAGGGGAGTCATGGCCATAAGAACAAGTGTGGACACTTGAACTCCTGCCAGCATCCACCTCTGAATACTGTCTCCAGTGAGAGCACTTCCTTGTAA